A DNA window from Vagococcus penaei contains the following coding sequences:
- a CDS encoding PTS sugar transporter subunit IIA, translated as MFNEKLIFLGENLVSQEDVFKFLTDKLFNKNLVKPEFFQKIVERERQFPTGLSINGFGVAIPHTDSIFVNKSQIAYVSLKEPVIFKEMGNSTTEIKVNQVFMLALKEAHEQLDILQKLIEMFQNEMHMTSLVTATSSQEVESVLMESGLIIK; from the coding sequence GTGTTTAATGAAAAATTAATTTTTTTGGGTGAAAATTTAGTGTCACAAGAAGATGTATTTAAATTTTTAACTGATAAATTATTTAATAAAAATTTAGTTAAACCTGAATTTTTTCAAAAAATTGTTGAAAGAGAACGTCAATTTCCTACAGGGTTATCAATTAACGGTTTTGGTGTTGCAATTCCGCATACAGATTCCATTTTCGTTAATAAGTCACAAATTGCTTATGTTTCATTAAAAGAACCTGTTATTTTTAAAGAAATGGGGAATAGTACAACAGAAATAAAAGTGAATCAAGTTTTTATGCTGGCATTGAAAGAAGCTCATGAGCAACTTGATATTCTGCAAAAACTAATTGAAATGTTTCAAAATGAAATGCATATGACGAGTTTAGTTACAGCTACGTCAAGTCAAGAAGTTGAAAGCGTTCTTATGGAATCGGGCTTAATAATTAAATAG
- a CDS encoding BglG family transcription antiterminator, producing MGYSSKTIYQICDSLAKKLVTVYQEELIVRYPRHGIKLNDPNNHLVDHLKDVISEETKYSKEFREIYLLLELLINGKIAKISDYADIFYVTEITIQKDNARVVRLLEKNGIHMSKQGHIDFADKIDGQDKLAMVVKKIILDRAEKNVLVFDNYFKLYSEVKNENYYYSLFLSIQEFCEKNYINHAATLQNHHLNSLILSIYFYLLSQSRLEYFNSKCILNFSATQLEQIEWYVYVLEFSRLLKNKYDLETSQQDVQKICHLLVMHGFEFTNTFLETTNQQIELLVEELIANMSTYLDIDLRKHDKLKKSLIKHITPMVKRLQNNVYIKNPIVNQIKKQYSSVFQLVSIAVSHLEKAFGIILNEDENAFLTIHFEAAIESEIDAKHVYIVCKQGLLTSELIYNKLNQVLPKHTIIELITADQLNHLEHEKIDLVVSSVKIENSNYPICYVSILPSDTEIKHVVQTLFDIEVKRMKFTQMNTLKESILSRFVNQDHVFLKQNLKTKEEVFKFLATTFSQKELSYSDISSELNKRELLGYTSLNTGIAIPHVPPYLVKVSTVMFITLKKPISWGYNKVSLILFLAIKEEDVFYAKNIIEEIQEVIESSKQIETISASSSFEEFKKKLLRERKNASV from the coding sequence ATGGGGTATTCTTCAAAAACAATTTATCAAATATGTGATTCATTAGCTAAGAAACTTGTAACTGTCTATCAAGAAGAATTAATTGTTCGATATCCTCGACATGGAATTAAATTAAATGATCCTAATAATCATTTAGTTGATCATTTAAAAGATGTTATTAGCGAAGAAACAAAGTATTCAAAAGAATTTAGAGAAATTTATTTATTATTGGAATTATTAATTAACGGTAAAATAGCTAAAATTAGTGATTATGCAGATATTTTTTATGTCACTGAAATAACTATTCAAAAAGATAATGCTCGGGTTGTTAGACTTTTAGAAAAAAATGGTATTCATATGTCTAAGCAGGGTCATATTGATTTTGCAGACAAGATTGATGGACAAGATAAATTGGCTATGGTGGTTAAAAAAATTATTTTAGATCGGGCAGAAAAAAATGTTCTGGTTTTTGATAATTATTTTAAACTATATTCAGAAGTGAAAAATGAAAATTATTATTATAGTTTATTTTTAAGTATTCAAGAGTTTTGTGAAAAAAATTATATTAATCATGCTGCAACATTACAAAATCATCACTTAAACTCATTGATATTATCTATTTATTTTTATTTATTAAGTCAAAGTCGTTTAGAATATTTTAATAGTAAATGTATTTTAAATTTTTCTGCAACACAATTAGAGCAGATTGAGTGGTATGTATATGTTTTAGAATTTTCTAGATTACTAAAAAATAAGTATGATTTAGAAACTAGTCAACAAGATGTGCAAAAAATATGTCATTTATTAGTTATGCATGGTTTTGAATTTACAAACACTTTTTTAGAAACCACTAACCAACAAATTGAACTACTTGTAGAGGAGTTAATTGCGAATATGTCAACTTATCTTGATATTGATTTAAGAAAACATGATAAGTTGAAAAAATCATTGATAAAGCATATTACGCCGATGGTTAAGCGTTTACAAAACAATGTTTACATTAAAAATCCTATTGTTAATCAGATAAAAAAACAATATTCTTCTGTGTTTCAATTAGTTAGTATAGCAGTTAGTCATTTGGAAAAAGCATTTGGCATTATACTTAATGAAGATGAGAATGCATTTTTGACAATTCATTTTGAAGCAGCGATTGAATCTGAAATTGATGCTAAACACGTTTATATTGTCTGTAAGCAAGGGCTTTTAACTTCTGAATTGATTTACAATAAATTAAATCAAGTACTACCTAAACATACTATTATTGAGTTAATAACTGCAGACCAACTTAATCATTTAGAGCATGAAAAAATTGATTTAGTTGTTTCGTCAGTGAAAATTGAGAACAGTAATTATCCGATTTGTTATGTCTCGATTTTACCGTCAGACACTGAAATCAAACATGTTGTTCAGACGTTATTTGATATTGAGGTTAAGCGTATGAAGTTTACTCAAATGAATACGCTAAAAGAGAGTATTTTATCACGGTTTGTGAATCAAGATCATGTTTTTCTAAAACAAAATTTAAAAACCAAAGAGGAAGTCTTCAAGTTCCTTGCGACGACGTTTAGTCAAAAGGAATTAAGTTATAGTGATATTAGTAGTGAATTAAATAAACGTGAGTTATTAGGATATACTAGTTTAAATACTGGAATTGCAATACCTCACGTGCCACCATATTTAGTAAAAGTTAGTACGGTAATGTTTATTACTTTAAAAAAACCGATATCTTGGGGATATAACAAGGTCTCATTGATTTTATTTTTAGCTATTAAAGAAGAGGATGTTTTTTACGCAAAGAATATTATTGAAGAGATTCAAGAAGTGATTGAATCTTCTAAACAAATCGAAACAATTAGTGCTAGTTCAAGTTTTGAAGAATTTAAAAAAAAGCTATTGAGAGAAAGGAAGAATGCAAGTGTTTAA
- a CDS encoding Cna B-type domain-containing protein yields the protein MKKYIDSDNANNTRPDSITVILEQNGEELKQTTIKPDSK from the coding sequence GTGAAAAAATATATTGATTCTGATAACGCTAATAACACGAGACCGGATTCAATTACGGTAATTTTAGAGCAAAATGGTGAAGAGTTGAAACAAACAACTATTAAACCAGATTCAAAATAA
- a CDS encoding class C sortase, producing MDSFLDVNEDEIISDGTRKEHLIGSVSIPKINITVPMFDTTTDFLLQNGVTVLDNHSMPIGGASTHAIISGRRGLASRKLFTDLDQVEVGDVFVVNILTDNLAYKVEKIQVVKPKDLAKIAIQPSRDLVTLLTSTPYMVNSHRLLVTGHRVPYTDSVAKKVAMSDQGMTVKQLFIIGSLIVGVLMILMVMLHLIRQSKRNQTSRIKRTKNRKD from the coding sequence TTGGATTCATTTTTGGATGTTAATGAAGATGAAATCATATCTGATGGGACTAGAAAAGAACATCTGATTGGTTCGGTGAGTATTCCAAAAATTAATATCACTGTACCAATGTTTGATACAACGACTGATTTTTTATTACAAAATGGTGTCACTGTTTTAGATAATCACTCTATGCCAATAGGTGGGGCTAGCACACATGCGATTATTTCAGGACGTCGAGGGCTAGCTAGCAGAAAATTATTTACAGACTTAGATCAAGTGGAAGTTGGAGATGTTTTTGTGGTTAATATTTTGACTGATAATTTGGCCTATAAAGTTGAAAAAATTCAGGTCGTTAAACCAAAAGACTTAGCTAAAATTGCTATTCAACCTAGTCGTGATTTAGTGACTCTATTAACGTCTACACCTTATATGGTCAACAGTCATCGTTTACTCGTGACTGGTCATCGAGTTCCTTATACTGATAGTGTCGCTAAAAAGGTAGCTATGAGTGATCAAGGAATGACTGTTAAGCAACTCTTTATTATTGGTAGTTTGATTGTGGGTGTTCTTATGATTTTGATGGTGATGCTTCATTTAATTCGTCAATCAAAAAGAAATCAAACATCACGCATAAAACGTACAAAAAATCGTAAAGATTAA
- a CDS encoding pilin N-terminal domain-containing protein, whose product MEQFDHAKSLTGIGFEIYNVSAKFWQAYDEALGTNKTPTTEEPKTAIKTASNSIERKYQNGQVPRTGLIDQERNTDINGQVSFTVPFKLNKQYQVYLFLETSVPSNINEKADLMIVVLPIQNPETNTLLTDIQLYPKNSIKEEFNK is encoded by the coding sequence ATGGAGCAATTTGATCACGCCAAATCGTTAACTGGTATTGGTTTTGAGATATATAATGTTTCAGCTAAATTTTGGCAAGCTTACGATGAAGCATTAGGAACTAATAAGACACCAACTACAGAAGAACCAAAAACGGCTATAAAAACTGCTAGCAATAGTATTGAACGCAAATATCAAAATGGTCAGGTTCCAAGAACTGGGTTGATTGATCAGGAAAGAAACACAGATATTAATGGTCAAGTAAGTTTTACTGTTCCATTTAAACTTAATAAGCAATATCAGGTCTATTTATTCCTTGAAACGTCAGTACCTTCTAATATTAATGAAAAGGCAGATCTGATGATTGTTGTCTTACCTATCCAAAACCCAGAAACGAATACATTATTAACAGATATTCAGCTGTATCCAAAGAATTCAATTAAAGAGGAATTTAATAAGTAA
- a CDS encoding pilin N-terminal domain-containing protein: MKKLFFLIPVLVSLGLVYLVVGSETMTAVTLSHQVTLNIHANDPTHQLTGRLDKELGIYDLTEVYVSEQKIEALSPKEFSEKWSGKAWNNTLKLAKPIELIDLATVDDVGVITLPMQQNSHDAVYLIQEVQSAPVSADTLRFVPIVLVLPIYSSDSQSPLKTIDIYLKHKDGSKPVKPTAPTEEQSTHVSNIVKTKPTQDRLPSTKELKSLYLGLE, encoded by the coding sequence ATGAAAAAACTTTTTTTTCTTATACCTGTGCTAGTTAGTTTAGGTTTGGTTTATTTAGTAGTTGGAAGTGAGACGATGACAGCTGTCACTTTGAGTCATCAAGTCACATTAAATATTCATGCGAATGATCCTACACATCAGTTGACTGGACGATTAGATAAAGAATTAGGGATTTATGATTTAACAGAAGTTTATGTCAGCGAACAAAAAATAGAAGCTCTGAGTCCCAAAGAATTTAGTGAAAAATGGTCTGGTAAAGCTTGGAACAATACATTAAAATTAGCTAAACCAATAGAGTTAATTGATTTAGCTACGGTCGATGATGTTGGGGTTATTACACTTCCGATGCAGCAAAATTCACATGATGCAGTTTATTTAATTCAAGAAGTTCAATCCGCTCCAGTCTCTGCTGATACTTTGCGCTTTGTTCCTATAGTTCTAGTATTACCTATTTATTCATCTGATAGTCAGAGCCCTTTAAAAACTATCGATATCTATTTAAAACATAAGGATGGGTCAAAGCCGGTAAAGCCAACTGCGCCTACTGAAGAGCAATCTACACATGTTTCAAATATTGTTAAAACAAAGCCAACGCAAGATCGTTTACCAAGTACAAAAGAATTGAAATCACTGTACCTTGGATTGGAGTAG
- a CDS encoding murein hydrolase activator EnvC family protein: protein MKAKKSLIFTFAATCLVAMTHAGTVEAESIDKKIDNENKVINKLAADKNSADRKLSDIDANISALTQESDQLLSEKVTLEKEANQLTIDIANLEKAIEKRTEKIEEQARSTQVNQNDQDLVNVILDSSSVSDAISRTVAYTKLMTANNDIVQEQKKDQEELAAKQEQLQIKVEEITQKANDLKSKQTELESEKDAQLKLAQDILKSLDSAKGKKSELVAQKAQAEKIAAENARLQKEQAAREKEAKAVQAKALAKQQAAQKTVQQTAKSVESSETVSLSKPSSNPGTSNNTNTSSDASTSTESRPLPSSSSGFQRPIPNITITSGFGGRPDPNGFAGTWHDGIDMAGSSGQPIMASRAGTVVESSFHPSAGNHVIIQHDNGYFTYYMHLNAPGIASGSQVQAGDVIGGMGTTGNSTGVHLHFGISTGLWSGFMDPSSFIGL from the coding sequence ATGAAAGCAAAAAAATCGTTAATCTTCACCTTTGCCGCAACGTGTTTGGTAGCTATGACACATGCTGGAACAGTTGAAGCTGAATCAATAGATAAAAAAATTGACAATGAAAATAAAGTTATTAATAAATTAGCTGCAGATAAAAATTCAGCTGATCGTAAATTATCTGATATTGATGCCAATATTAGCGCTTTAACACAAGAATCTGATCAGTTATTATCTGAAAAGGTTACTCTAGAAAAAGAAGCTAACCAATTGACGATTGATATTGCAAACTTAGAAAAAGCAATTGAAAAACGTACTGAAAAAATTGAAGAACAGGCACGTTCTACACAGGTTAATCAAAATGATCAAGATCTTGTAAATGTTATTTTGGATTCTTCATCTGTATCAGATGCAATCAGTCGAACTGTTGCTTATACAAAATTGATGACTGCTAATAATGATATTGTTCAAGAACAGAAAAAAGATCAAGAAGAATTAGCTGCAAAACAAGAGCAGTTACAAATTAAAGTGGAAGAAATAACGCAAAAAGCGAATGATTTAAAATCTAAACAAACAGAATTGGAATCAGAAAAAGATGCACAATTAAAACTAGCACAGGATATCTTAAAATCTTTAGATTCTGCTAAAGGCAAAAAATCAGAATTAGTTGCGCAAAAAGCTCAAGCTGAAAAAATAGCTGCTGAAAATGCTAGATTACAAAAAGAACAAGCTGCTCGTGAAAAAGAAGCAAAAGCAGTTCAGGCCAAAGCTTTAGCTAAGCAACAAGCAGCGCAAAAAACAGTTCAACAAACTGCTAAGTCAGTAGAATCAAGTGAGACAGTTTCACTATCTAAACCGTCAAGTAACCCTGGAACAAGTAACAATACAAATACAAGTAGTGATGCTTCTACATCAACTGAATCTCGGCCATTGCCTTCAAGTAGTAGTGGTTTCCAAAGACCGATTCCAAATATCACAATTACAAGTGGTTTTGGAGGACGTCCTGATCCTAACGGTTTTGCGGGAACATGGCATGATGGAATTGATATGGCAGGATCTTCTGGTCAACCAATTATGGCATCTCGTGCGGGAACTGTTGTAGAGTCTAGTTTTCATCCAAGTGCTGGTAATCATGTGATTATTCAACATGATAATGGCTACTTTACATACTATATGCATTTAAATGCACCTGGTATTGCAAGTGGCTCTCAAGTTCAAGCTGGAGATGTGATCGGTGGTATGGGAACAACTGGTAATTCTACGGGTGTCCATTTACATTTTGGTATCAGTACAGGATTATGGAGTGGCTTTATGGATCCAAGTTCTTTCATTGGTCTGTAA
- the phoU gene encoding phosphate signaling complex protein PhoU, whose amino-acid sequence MLRTQFEEELNKLHTKFHNMGNDVSHAINKSVKSFIDHDKSLAKEVIVEDAAINQQEQDLEKRSFEMIALQQPVTTDLRTIVTIMKASSDLERMADHAVAIAKSTIRVKGNKRVLEIEQEISQMAANVTKMVDEVLVAYVNTDVERAMQIAQHDEIINQYFKDIYHHSIQAMQEDPETVVVGADYMHVAGFLERIGDYVTNVCEWIVYLKTGKISELEVKLKPE is encoded by the coding sequence ATGTTAAGAACACAATTTGAAGAAGAACTAAATAAGTTGCACACGAAGTTTCATAATATGGGTAACGATGTCAGTCACGCTATCAATAAATCAGTTAAGTCTTTTATTGATCACGACAAGAGTTTAGCAAAAGAAGTAATTGTTGAAGATGCAGCAATCAACCAACAGGAACAAGATTTAGAAAAAAGAAGTTTTGAAATGATTGCTTTACAACAACCTGTTACGACTGATTTACGGACAATTGTTACCATCATGAAGGCTAGTAGTGATTTAGAAAGAATGGCTGACCATGCTGTAGCAATTGCTAAATCGACAATTCGTGTTAAGGGAAATAAGCGTGTTCTTGAAATTGAACAAGAAATTTCTCAAATGGCTGCGAATGTGACAAAAATGGTTGACGAGGTTCTAGTAGCATATGTCAATACTGATGTCGAACGCGCAATGCAAATTGCCCAACACGACGAAATAATTAATCAATACTTTAAAGATATTTACCACCATTCAATTCAAGCGATGCAAGAAGATCCAGAAACTGTAGTCGTCGGAGCAGATTATATGCATGTTGCAGGATTCTTAGAAAGAATTGGCGACTACGTGACGAATGTTTGTGAGTGGATTGTGTATTTAAAGACTGGAAAAATATCTGAGTTAGAAGTTAAATTGAAGCCTGAGTGA
- the pstB gene encoding phosphate ABC transporter ATP-binding protein PstB → MSIIESNDLHLYYGKNEALKGITMNFDEGGITALIGPSGCGKSTYLRTLNRMNDLIPNVTITGKVTYRDDDIYSPKMDIVSLRKQIGMVFQQPNPFPFSIYDNVIYGLRLEGKHSKEELDQIVEESLQAAAVWDDVKDKLNKSALSLSGGQQQRVCIARVLAVKPKVILLDEPTSALDPVSSGKIENMLLELKNQYTMIMVTHNMQQASRISDKTAFFLNGHLIEYDKTKKIFLNPSKQETDDYVSGKFG, encoded by the coding sequence ATGTCAATTATTGAATCGAATGATCTGCATCTATATTATGGTAAAAACGAAGCACTTAAAGGTATTACAATGAATTTTGATGAGGGTGGAATAACGGCTCTAATTGGTCCGTCTGGTTGTGGTAAGTCAACCTATTTGAGAACGTTAAATCGCATGAATGACTTAATTCCTAATGTTACAATCACAGGTAAAGTAACTTATCGTGATGATGATATTTATAGTCCGAAAATGGATATTGTGTCATTACGTAAACAAATTGGAATGGTCTTTCAACAGCCTAATCCATTTCCTTTTTCAATCTATGATAATGTTATTTATGGCTTAAGATTAGAAGGAAAACATTCAAAAGAAGAGTTAGACCAAATTGTTGAAGAAAGTTTACAAGCTGCAGCTGTTTGGGATGATGTGAAAGATAAATTGAATAAAAGCGCGTTATCTCTATCTGGTGGACAACAGCAACGTGTCTGTATTGCAAGGGTTTTAGCAGTTAAACCAAAAGTTATTCTATTGGATGAGCCAACTAGTGCACTAGATCCGGTATCTAGTGGTAAAATAGAAAATATGCTACTAGAATTAAAAAATCAGTACACAATGATTATGGTGACACATAATATGCAACAAGCGTCACGTATTTCGGATAAAACAGCATTCTTCTTGAATGGTCACTTAATCGAATACGATAAAACAAAGAAAATATTCTTGAATCCAAGTAAGCAAGAGACGGATGACTATGTTTCTGGTAAGTTTGGTTAA
- the pstB gene encoding phosphate ABC transporter ATP-binding protein PstB, producing the protein MTKYNLDETHITRFDSHQEIALETEDVHVWYGDNEAIKGVSLEFEKNKITSLIGPSGCGKSTYLRSLNRMNDEIANTKVTGKIIYADTDVNSPAIDVFEMRKHIGMVFQRPNPFSKSIYDNITFALRRHGLKDKKQLDEIVETSLKQAALWEQVKDQLNKSALALSGGQQQRLCIARAIAMKPDILLLDEPASALDPISTSKVEETLVNLKENYTIVIVTHNMQQASRISDYTAFFYMGKVMEYDKTRKIFTRPKIQATDDYVSGHFG; encoded by the coding sequence ATGACAAAATATAATTTAGATGAGACACATATCACCCGATTTGACTCGCATCAGGAAATAGCTTTAGAAACAGAAGATGTTCATGTCTGGTATGGTGATAATGAAGCAATTAAAGGTGTATCCTTAGAGTTTGAAAAGAATAAAATCACTTCATTAATTGGGCCATCAGGCTGTGGAAAATCAACCTATTTAAGGTCATTGAATCGTATGAATGATGAGATAGCCAATACAAAGGTTACCGGTAAAATCATTTATGCTGACACCGATGTTAACTCACCAGCGATTGATGTTTTTGAAATGCGTAAACATATAGGTATGGTTTTTCAACGACCCAATCCGTTTAGTAAATCTATTTATGATAATATTACTTTTGCCTTAAGGCGTCATGGTTTGAAGGACAAAAAACAATTAGATGAAATTGTTGAAACTAGTTTAAAACAAGCAGCGTTATGGGAACAGGTAAAAGATCAATTAAATAAAAGTGCGTTAGCATTATCTGGTGGTCAACAGCAGCGTTTATGTATTGCGCGAGCTATTGCAATGAAACCTGATATATTGTTGCTCGATGAGCCAGCAAGTGCTTTAGATCCAATCTCAACAAGTAAGGTAGAAGAAACGTTAGTTAACTTGAAGGAAAACTATACGATTGTCATCGTGACACATAATATGCAACAGGCTTCGAGAATTAGTGATTATACGGCATTTTTCTATATGGGTAAAGTGATGGAATATGACAAGACAAGAAAAATATTTACAAGACCAAAAATTCAAGCGACTGATGACTATGTATCAGGTCACTTTGGTTAA